One segment of Leptospira fletcheri DNA contains the following:
- a CDS encoding GTP 3',8-cyclase MoaA, with the protein MPEAESRKFEVLRVSVTSSCGFGCVYCAPGTEETEFSVRPKTNSIFLSPETFRKKLEVLSSHLKLKEVHLTGGEPTNHKGLPELVRIASDHGIPEIALTSNGFFADGLVQTLKSSGLTRMNFSLDSLSPSGFSRMTGRHLSVSRLLSRIEEAAALGLPVKLNSTIVRGYNEDQILPLLKWAGARKLPIRYLELMRMGPLVSEHSGLFVSSEEIRKRIQEEFPFEPIDTPLESTARYYRTSNGFVFGLIANHTEPFCEGCNRLRMDARGKIYGCLSDPKNYDLPEDEIGAVRALGLAMQSKKSRFIGSELSMKYIGG; encoded by the coding sequence ATGCCGGAAGCCGAATCCCGAAAATTCGAAGTGTTGAGGGTCAGTGTCACCTCCTCTTGCGGTTTCGGATGCGTTTATTGCGCTCCCGGAACGGAGGAGACGGAATTCTCAGTTCGGCCGAAGACGAACTCGATTTTTCTTTCGCCGGAAACGTTTCGAAAAAAACTGGAGGTTCTCTCTTCTCATCTGAAACTGAAGGAAGTCCATCTGACCGGCGGAGAACCCACGAATCACAAAGGCTTACCCGAATTGGTTCGGATCGCCTCCGATCATGGCATTCCGGAAATCGCCTTAACCTCGAACGGATTTTTTGCGGACGGATTGGTCCAGACTTTGAAATCTTCCGGTTTGACTCGGATGAATTTCTCTTTGGACTCCTTGTCTCCGTCGGGATTTTCTAGGATGACCGGGAGGCATCTTTCCGTTTCCAGACTACTCTCTAGAATCGAAGAGGCGGCTGCCCTAGGCCTTCCGGTGAAATTGAACAGTACGATCGTGAGAGGTTACAATGAGGACCAAATCCTTCCCTTGCTGAAATGGGCGGGAGCCAGAAAATTGCCGATCCGTTATCTGGAATTGATGAGGATGGGACCTTTGGTCTCGGAACATTCCGGACTTTTCGTTTCTTCCGAAGAAATCCGGAAAAGAATCCAGGAGGAGTTTCCGTTCGAACCGATCGACACTCCGCTGGAATCCACGGCACGTTATTATCGGACTTCGAACGGTTTCGTATTCGGATTGATCGCCAATCACACGGAGCCGTTTTGCGAAGGATGCAATCGTCTCAGAATGGATGCGAGGGGAAAAATCTACGGCTGTTTGAGCGACCCGAAGAATTACGATCTTCCCGAAGACGAGATCGGCGCGGTGCGGGCCTTAGGACTGGCCATGCAAAGTAAGAAAAGCCGGTTTATCGGAAGTGAACTTTCCATGAAATACATCGGAGGCTGA
- a CDS encoding molybdenum cofactor biosynthesis protein MoaE → MESVDLFEHITFSPLVPTERFPNLPEIGGFVFFAGIVRNINEGRRVNHLEYEAFPEMADRMIRSILSDAGKKWDLLHADCRHRLGKLEISEIAVIVTTGSLHREEAYSANRYIIDRVKHEVPIWKREFFEDGTSEWSQGCTHEQHRH, encoded by the coding sequence ATGGAATCGGTGGATCTATTCGAGCATATTACGTTTTCCCCTTTGGTTCCGACGGAACGATTTCCGAACTTGCCTGAAATCGGCGGCTTCGTGTTTTTTGCCGGCATCGTCAGGAATATCAACGAAGGGAGAAGAGTGAATCATCTGGAATACGAAGCGTTCCCCGAAATGGCGGATCGGATGATACGATCCATTCTTTCGGATGCAGGCAAAAAATGGGATTTACTTCATGCAGATTGTAGGCACCGCCTCGGAAAATTGGAGATTTCGGAAATCGCAGTGATTGTTACGACAGGTTCCCTGCACCGAGAGGAGGCGTATTCCGCCAATCGGTACATCATAGATCGGGTCAAACACGAAGTTCCGATTTGGAAACGGGAATTTTTCGAGGATGGCACTTCGGAATGGTCCCAAGGTTGCACCCATGAACAACATCGGCATTGA
- a CDS encoding acyl-CoA dehydrogenase family protein yields the protein MERVLQFTEEHEAFREIARKFFETEVAPHHHEWEKVGKVPKELWKKAGTSGLLCPDVPEEYGGSGADFLYNIVVIEESAKVGNSGFFISLHNDVIAPYISVYATEEQKKRWLPGCCSGDSVLAVAMTEPGAGSDLKSIRTSAVNKGDHYLVNGQKTFISNGQLANLVITAVKHENGTISLVMIEEGMKGFERGRNLEKIGLKAQDTSELYFNDVKVPKENVIGKDGQGFRYLMMKLAQERLVLAVAAVEATALVHKMTLKYIKERMAFGKKIGSFQHIKFQMAEMTTELEMCRTFVDKVVAEHMKGNKLTVEASMAKYYSTEMQKRHTDLCLQFFGGYGYMMEYPIARAYLDARIQTIYAGTTEIMKEIIGSSLGL from the coding sequence ATGGAAAGAGTCCTGCAATTCACAGAGGAACACGAAGCGTTCCGGGAAATCGCGCGCAAATTTTTCGAGACCGAAGTGGCCCCACACCATCACGAATGGGAAAAGGTGGGAAAAGTTCCGAAAGAGCTTTGGAAAAAAGCGGGAACCAGCGGTCTTTTATGTCCGGATGTGCCCGAGGAATACGGCGGCTCGGGAGCCGATTTTCTATATAACATAGTCGTAATAGAAGAATCTGCGAAAGTGGGGAACAGCGGTTTTTTCATTTCTCTTCATAACGACGTGATCGCGCCTTACATTTCCGTGTACGCTACCGAAGAGCAGAAAAAGCGTTGGTTACCCGGTTGCTGCTCTGGCGATAGCGTTTTAGCGGTTGCTATGACGGAACCCGGCGCCGGTTCGGATCTGAAAAGCATTCGTACTTCCGCCGTGAATAAGGGGGATCATTATCTGGTAAACGGCCAGAAGACGTTTATTTCGAACGGCCAATTGGCGAATTTAGTGATTACCGCCGTAAAACATGAAAACGGAACGATTTCGCTTGTTATGATAGAAGAGGGGATGAAAGGATTCGAGCGAGGTAGAAACCTCGAGAAAATCGGCCTGAAAGCCCAAGATACTTCGGAGCTGTATTTTAATGACGTAAAAGTTCCTAAAGAGAACGTGATAGGCAAGGATGGACAAGGTTTCCGATACCTGATGATGAAGCTTGCGCAAGAACGGTTGGTTCTCGCGGTTGCCGCGGTGGAAGCTACCGCGTTGGTGCATAAGATGACCTTGAAATACATCAAGGAGCGGATGGCTTTCGGTAAGAAAATCGGATCCTTTCAGCATATCAAATTCCAAATGGCGGAGATGACCACCGAGTTGGAAATGTGCCGTACGTTCGTCGATAAGGTAGTCGCTGAGCATATGAAAGGAAATAAATTGACTGTGGAAGCCTCCATGGCCAAGTATTATTCCACCGAGATGCAAAAAAGACACACGGACCTTTGTCTTCAGTTCTTCGGAGGATACGGATATATGATGGAATATCCGATTGCCCGCGCGTATCTTGACGCGAGAATTCAAACGATCTATGCGGGAACCACCGAGATTATGAAAGAAATTATTGGCAGCAGCCTCGGTCTCTGA
- a CDS encoding Sec-independent protein translocase subunit TatA/TatB gives MFLPLAFIGNLGWPEILIILFLALLLFGGKRLPSLAKDLGDGIRQFRKSLSGDPENESPKIQEPENKTTQTTSKKSKKSA, from the coding sequence ATGTTTTTACCCCTGGCATTCATCGGTAACCTAGGTTGGCCGGAAATCCTCATAATCCTGTTTTTAGCACTCCTACTTTTCGGAGGCAAGCGACTTCCCTCGTTGGCTAAAGATTTGGGAGACGGCATCCGCCAATTTAGAAAATCCCTTTCCGGCGACCCCGAAAATGAATCTCCCAAAATACAAGAGCCTGAGAACAAAACGACTCAGACGACATCCAAAAAATCCAAAAAGTCCGCTTAA
- the clpP gene encoding ATP-dependent Clp endopeptidase proteolytic subunit ClpP has product MSVIPVVIEQTGRGERSYDIYSRLLKDRIIFLGNAISDEYANVVIAQLLFLDAENPDRDIYLYINSPGGYVSSGLAIYDTMQYIKADVRTLCVGQASSMAALLLAGGAKGKRSALPHSRIMMHQPTGGATGQASDIAIQAKEVLKLKEILNGLYTKHTGKSIEQIQRDTERDLYMTAEEAQTYGILDSVISIERGKN; this is encoded by the coding sequence ATGAGCGTAATTCCAGTCGTCATCGAGCAAACAGGTCGGGGAGAAAGATCCTACGATATCTATTCCCGTCTTCTAAAGGATCGAATCATCTTCCTTGGAAACGCGATCTCGGACGAATACGCGAATGTGGTGATCGCCCAGCTTTTGTTCCTGGATGCGGAAAATCCGGACCGGGACATATATTTGTACATCAATTCTCCCGGAGGATATGTTTCTTCCGGGCTTGCCATTTACGATACCATGCAGTATATTAAAGCGGATGTGCGTACGCTTTGTGTCGGACAGGCTTCTTCCATGGCTGCTCTCCTTCTGGCGGGAGGGGCTAAGGGAAAACGTTCCGCTCTTCCGCATTCTAGAATCATGATGCACCAACCGACCGGAGGTGCCACCGGCCAGGCTTCGGACATCGCGATCCAAGCCAAGGAAGTCTTAAAGTTGAAAGAGATCCTGAATGGTTTGTATACGAAACATACGGGAAAATCGATAGAGCAGATCCAAAGGGATACGGAAAGAGATCTTTATATGACTGCGGAGGAAGCGCAGACCTACGGCATTCTGGATTCCGTTATTTCCATAGAACGCGGCAAAAACTGA
- the tatC gene encoding twin-arginine translocase subunit TatC has product MPVKKKKIQALEPNEPVPVSHPDAVSRDQEKYMTLGEHLEELRLVLIRTLLVFSVFFLASLFFGEEIHKIFTRPYKRVLGEGATFYQIKLMAPFMVYLRTGFMVSLLLSFPFTLVFLWGFVAPALEPKTARLGRVLIAFSTLLFWLGVWLCWTQAFENFLKIFLVTFRPLDIETKLPIDEYYDVFFNIHLIFGLAFQLPIVLILLGALGILKTSFLLSHWREAILGLAFAAAVLSPGPDVISMLMLFVPLVVLFAISIFIMKLIEKKR; this is encoded by the coding sequence ATGCCCGTAAAAAAAAAGAAAATCCAGGCCCTTGAGCCGAACGAACCCGTACCGGTCTCCCATCCGGATGCGGTCTCCCGCGACCAGGAAAAATATATGACCCTAGGTGAGCACCTGGAGGAACTCCGGCTCGTGCTCATCCGAACCTTATTGGTTTTTTCCGTTTTCTTCTTAGCTTCCCTTTTTTTCGGGGAAGAAATCCATAAGATTTTTACGAGACCCTATAAACGGGTTCTGGGAGAAGGCGCCACCTTTTACCAGATCAAGCTCATGGCGCCGTTCATGGTCTATCTCCGGACCGGATTCATGGTTTCCTTGCTCTTGAGTTTTCCGTTTACTCTAGTTTTTCTTTGGGGGTTTGTCGCTCCCGCATTGGAACCCAAGACCGCAAGACTAGGCAGGGTTCTGATCGCGTTCTCCACTCTTTTATTTTGGCTGGGAGTTTGGCTTTGCTGGACGCAAGCCTTCGAGAACTTTCTAAAAATCTTTTTAGTCACCTTCCGTCCCTTGGATATAGAGACCAAGCTACCGATAGACGAGTATTACGACGTATTTTTTAATATCCACTTGATCTTCGGATTGGCCTTTCAGCTTCCGATCGTTCTGATCCTACTCGGAGCGCTCGGAATTCTGAAAACTTCCTTCCTGCTTTCCCATTGGAGGGAAGCGATTCTAGGATTGGCTTTCGCGGCGGCCGTTCTTTCTCCCGGTCCGGACGTGATCTCTATGCTGATGCTATTCGTCCCGCTCGTGGTACTATTCGCAATTTCGATTTTTATTATGAAGCTGATCGAAAAGAAGCGATAG
- the tig gene encoding trigger factor → MEFKTKKNANASVDLKLTFDKSDLEKAFEKAYVQKQKDLKVPGFRPGKAPLAMVKRHLGDSVASDAINLLLFESVDSLKNQLEHKMVRFPKFTVEDYVPEKSLVATAVYDTEPEVTLGKYKKIKIKLPEVNVTEEDVQDELETIRKQLARKLLREPEETAQVGDTVDMEFIVHEEGKESGNAKNGSSDYKLGEPNNLPGFDENLYGMKMAEPKTFSYSYPQDYPREDLAGKTIQFEMTLKAVYKEVLPEPDDDLANEYDGSESLASLKEKIKENLRKNYTEGVKAKKLEEVYKELVEDSKFVFPESFLSEESEHVYRNMMRDVMGRGQGAGLSDDQIPPIEKYAEMVGKPQEEIRNSFRGIAENRLKAYFARQKLANQENISLSEEQFSKELADLALRYGMQEADFRKELEKGKLLESYRDNFLSKKIDDTLFELVEKKYNEKMSIRQLKEFLSNKESGGV, encoded by the coding sequence ATGGAATTTAAGACTAAGAAAAACGCAAACGCATCCGTAGACCTCAAGTTAACCTTTGACAAGAGCGATCTAGAAAAAGCCTTTGAAAAGGCCTACGTCCAAAAACAGAAGGACCTGAAAGTACCTGGCTTCCGACCGGGAAAAGCGCCCTTGGCAATGGTCAAGCGGCATTTAGGGGATTCCGTCGCGAGTGACGCGATCAATCTCCTTTTGTTCGAGTCCGTGGATTCATTGAAGAACCAGCTCGAACACAAGATGGTGCGATTTCCGAAATTCACCGTAGAGGATTACGTTCCGGAAAAAAGTCTGGTAGCGACTGCGGTCTATGATACGGAACCGGAAGTCACCCTCGGCAAATATAAGAAAATCAAGATCAAGCTCCCGGAAGTGAACGTGACCGAAGAGGATGTCCAGGACGAGCTGGAAACGATCCGGAAGCAGCTTGCTCGCAAGTTGCTTAGGGAGCCGGAGGAAACCGCTCAAGTCGGCGACACTGTAGACATGGAATTCATCGTCCATGAAGAAGGAAAGGAATCCGGGAACGCCAAAAACGGGTCTAGCGATTATAAATTAGGGGAGCCGAACAATTTGCCCGGTTTCGATGAGAATCTCTACGGGATGAAAATGGCGGAACCGAAAACTTTCTCCTACTCTTATCCCCAGGATTATCCTCGAGAAGATTTGGCCGGAAAGACGATCCAGTTTGAAATGACTTTGAAAGCCGTTTACAAAGAAGTTCTTCCCGAGCCGGACGACGATCTCGCGAATGAATACGACGGTTCCGAATCTCTGGCTTCCTTGAAAGAGAAAATCAAGGAAAATCTGCGTAAAAATTACACGGAAGGCGTAAAAGCCAAAAAGCTGGAGGAAGTGTATAAGGAATTGGTCGAAGATTCCAAATTCGTTTTCCCGGAATCCTTTCTATCCGAAGAGTCGGAACACGTTTACCGAAATATGATGAGAGACGTGATGGGGAGGGGGCAGGGGGCCGGATTGTCGGACGACCAGATTCCCCCCATCGAAAAATATGCGGAAATGGTCGGGAAACCTCAGGAAGAAATTCGGAATTCCTTTAGAGGAATCGCGGAAAACCGACTCAAAGCCTATTTTGCCAGACAGAAATTGGCAAACCAGGAAAATATCTCTCTCTCCGAGGAACAATTCTCCAAGGAATTGGCCGATCTCGCCTTAAGATACGGGATGCAGGAGGCCGATTTTAGGAAAGAGTTGGAAAAAGGGAAACTTCTGGAATCTTACCGGGACAATTTTTTATCAAAAAAGATAGACGATACGCTCTTCGAGCTTGTAGAAAAGAAATACAACGAGAAGATGAGTATCCGACAGCTTAAGGAATTCCTGTCTAACAAGGAAAGCGGAGGCGTATGA
- the trxA gene encoding thioredoxin has protein sequence MALSEINDATFQTEISGGMVLVDCWAEWCGPCRMVSPVLEELSNELNEVLKIKKLNVDDNQDTAQKLGIQSLPTLLLFKDGQLVDKIIGALPKAQIKNFIERHK, from the coding sequence ATGGCATTGTCCGAAATCAACGACGCAACATTTCAAACGGAAATCTCCGGAGGAATGGTTTTAGTAGACTGCTGGGCCGAATGGTGTGGTCCTTGTAGAATGGTCTCTCCTGTACTCGAAGAGCTTTCCAACGAACTGAATGAAGTTTTGAAAATCAAGAAATTGAACGTGGACGACAATCAGGATACGGCTCAAAAATTAGGAATCCAATCACTGCCTACGCTATTGCTTTTTAAGGACGGGCAACTCGTCGACAAGATCATAGGTGCACTTCCCAAAGCTCAAATCAAGAATTTCATCGAAAGGCACAAATAA
- a CDS encoding MoaD/ThiS family protein translates to MKIRLLCFAAMKDYFPPQEELLVKSGSTIAELRSSLEIRNPSAARLLKVSRFAVNQEIVEDGYFLSEGQSVAVLPPSSGG, encoded by the coding sequence TTGAAAATACGACTTCTCTGTTTCGCCGCAATGAAGGATTATTTTCCCCCACAGGAAGAGTTGCTCGTAAAATCGGGAAGTACGATCGCGGAATTGCGCTCTTCGCTGGAAATCAGAAACCCGTCGGCTGCACGTCTTTTAAAAGTGAGTCGGTTTGCGGTCAACCAGGAGATCGTGGAGGACGGCTATTTTCTCTCCGAAGGTCAGAGCGTGGCGGTGTTGCCACCGTCTAGCGGAGGTTAG
- a CDS encoding cAMP/cGMP-dependent 3',5'-cyclic-AMP/GMP phosphodiesterase — MLKEQSREYIELQRGGYLVETSEGFFQIGSPPETIKDTMAEKKTPLVFILPNKFFHVEKGISTAELEFPIYFNFFLRQKKTTIICTEEQKEQLITVLKESLMGPEEINLESEYLNGAESFGFPDMRAEMAYFRSYKGLDDVVDFKVFASDNMVTLGKVIVRKLPSGDFRITDGSKETELPGEVGFNIKYDIGTRLKEPFQPPLLGITCLGPSHGFDPDDNTSGFIIWLNHQGIMVDPPVNSTEWLRSSNVNPKLINHVVLTHCHADHDAGTFQKILEETKITIHATATVMESFLRKYSALTKIPKKELLELFNFQPIIIGRPVMINGGEFNFHYALHSIPSVGFEFFFQDQSFVYTSDHLNEPEIHDKMYKEGVLPESRWKFLKEFPWDRRVIYHEAGIPPLHTRISYLASLPLTIQEKITVYHIARKDMPPGTKLNLAKFGIENTLYPEITPPKHIEAYNLLDILSQIDIFSGFPIEKAKEFLLIVREERYKRGDLILRKGTLGDKFYIIASGNVKFEGLDTSSEAVPVKRYGQYEYFGEASLVLDLPRAADVFAETDVVALTVEKNKFLQFIRNTDLRQNLIRLNSIRDSNSWKTLIESRHFKGLTSHQVTQLEMIMRLSKVNAGSVLIKEKSFYHEAYIIRHGKVSVYQSGNKLADLTDGDFVGEIYAISKKLAANYTFVAESDAELYSISQNELIQYIKRNPGVYMRMNTVY; from the coding sequence ATGCTAAAAGAACAATCTAGGGAATATATCGAACTCCAGCGCGGCGGCTATCTTGTCGAGACCAGCGAGGGTTTTTTCCAAATCGGATCGCCTCCGGAAACGATCAAGGATACCATGGCGGAAAAAAAGACTCCGCTGGTATTCATTCTACCGAACAAGTTCTTTCACGTGGAAAAGGGCATCAGTACTGCCGAACTCGAGTTCCCCATCTATTTCAATTTCTTTCTCCGCCAGAAAAAAACCACCATCATCTGTACCGAGGAACAGAAGGAGCAATTGATCACCGTTCTTAAGGAATCCTTAATGGGTCCCGAGGAAATCAATCTCGAATCGGAATACCTGAACGGAGCAGAATCTTTCGGCTTTCCGGATATGCGTGCCGAGATGGCCTACTTCAGAAGTTACAAGGGCCTGGACGACGTCGTGGATTTCAAAGTCTTCGCTTCGGATAACATGGTGACGCTAGGAAAAGTCATCGTCCGGAAACTTCCTTCGGGAGATTTTCGGATCACGGACGGAAGCAAAGAGACGGAACTTCCGGGCGAAGTTGGCTTCAACATAAAATACGATATAGGTACCCGTCTCAAAGAACCGTTTCAACCGCCTCTCTTGGGAATCACCTGTCTAGGTCCTTCTCACGGATTCGATCCTGACGACAATACTTCCGGATTCATCATTTGGCTGAACCACCAAGGAATCATGGTGGATCCTCCCGTGAATTCCACGGAATGGCTGCGGAGCTCCAACGTGAATCCGAAGCTGATCAATCACGTCGTTCTGACGCATTGTCACGCCGATCACGACGCGGGTACGTTCCAAAAAATATTGGAAGAAACTAAGATCACGATCCATGCGACCGCAACGGTAATGGAGAGCTTTCTCCGGAAATATTCCGCCCTAACCAAGATACCTAAAAAGGAATTGTTGGAACTCTTCAATTTCCAGCCGATCATCATCGGAAGACCCGTGATGATCAACGGAGGAGAATTCAATTTTCATTATGCTTTGCATTCCATTCCTTCCGTCGGATTCGAGTTCTTTTTTCAGGACCAGTCCTTCGTGTACACTTCCGATCACCTAAACGAACCGGAAATTCACGATAAGATGTACAAAGAAGGGGTGCTTCCCGAATCTCGCTGGAAATTCCTAAAGGAGTTCCCTTGGGATAGAAGGGTGATCTACCACGAAGCGGGGATTCCTCCTCTTCACACTCGGATCAGTTATTTGGCTAGCCTTCCTCTGACGATCCAGGAGAAGATCACCGTTTACCATATCGCACGAAAAGATATGCCACCCGGAACCAAATTGAATTTGGCGAAATTCGGGATCGAGAATACCCTATATCCCGAAATCACTCCGCCCAAACATATCGAGGCGTACAACCTTCTGGATATACTCAGCCAGATCGATATTTTCAGCGGGTTTCCGATAGAAAAGGCCAAAGAGTTCCTTCTGATCGTGAGAGAAGAGAGATACAAAAGAGGCGATCTCATCCTTCGGAAGGGAACCCTAGGGGACAAGTTCTACATTATCGCGTCCGGGAACGTGAAGTTCGAGGGATTGGATACTTCTTCCGAAGCGGTTCCTGTGAAACGATACGGTCAATACGAATATTTCGGAGAAGCCTCTCTAGTGTTGGATCTTCCTAGAGCTGCGGACGTATTTGCAGAAACGGACGTCGTGGCTCTCACGGTGGAGAAGAATAAATTTTTGCAATTCATTCGGAACACGGACCTTCGCCAAAACCTGATCAGACTGAACAGCATTCGGGATAGTAATTCCTGGAAGACTCTAATCGAATCTAGACACTTCAAAGGACTGACGAGTCACCAGGTCACCCAGTTGGAAATGATCATGAGGCTTTCTAAAGTGAACGCCGGTTCAGTGTTGATCAAGGAAAAATCGTTTTACCATGAGGCGTATATCATTCGTCATGGAAAAGTAAGCGTCTACCAGAGCGGAAATAAATTGGCCGATCTTACGGACGGGGATTTTGTCGGGGAGATCTATGCGATTTCCAAAAAGCTGGCTGCGAATTATACGTTCGTTGCGGAGTCGGATGCGGAATTGTACTCCATTTCCCAGAACGAACTCATCCAGTATATAAAGAGGAATCCCGGCGTTTACATGAGAATGAATACCGTCTACTAA
- the mobA gene encoding molybdenum cofactor guanylyltransferase, giving the protein MNNIGIEPIGVLLAGGFSSRMGRDKALLPLGKKESLFLTRSFRKLRFLCSTVFVSVREEQIPSYSEWIPPENLLPDEPFSFGGPLKGILSVFSHCVKNAILSPFLTLPVDMPKVRIRTLERLKSLGKNSSEGVFYAGADGPEPLCGFYPLEYLADWRKECESGRIVDASPRSKILSRNPLLLELPRLEKDSFRNINVWEDYINIK; this is encoded by the coding sequence ATGAACAACATCGGCATTGAGCCGATCGGAGTTCTTTTGGCGGGAGGTTTCAGTTCCCGTATGGGGAGAGATAAGGCTTTGTTGCCCTTGGGAAAAAAAGAATCCCTCTTTCTCACTCGTTCTTTTCGTAAGTTGCGATTTTTGTGTTCTACCGTTTTTGTTTCGGTCCGGGAAGAGCAGATTCCGTCTTACTCGGAATGGATCCCACCCGAGAATCTTCTTCCCGACGAACCGTTTTCCTTCGGGGGACCTCTGAAAGGAATCTTGAGCGTATTTTCCCATTGTGTCAAAAATGCGATCCTATCCCCGTTTTTGACTCTTCCCGTGGACATGCCGAAGGTCCGAATCCGTACTCTCGAACGGTTGAAATCCTTGGGAAAGAATTCTTCGGAAGGGGTGTTCTACGCCGGAGCAGACGGACCGGAACCTTTGTGCGGATTTTATCCTCTGGAGTATTTGGCGGATTGGAGGAAGGAATGTGAATCCGGTCGGATCGTCGATGCTTCTCCCCGGTCCAAGATCCTCTCTCGAAATCCTCTGCTGTTGGAATTGCCTAGATTGGAGAAGGATTCTTTTCGAAATATAAACGTTTGGGAAGATTACATAAATATAAAATAA
- the clpX gene encoding ATP-dependent Clp protease ATP-binding subunit ClpX, which translates to MAKKPTGTNGKQKLFCSFCGKEQDSVKRLVAGPGVYICDECISLCNEIIAEEPEQEKERTELLGEVPNPAAIKSILDQYVIGQDHAKKALSVAVYNHYKRIYLKDKKSDIELEKSNILLIGPTGSGKTLLAQTLARIIKVPFAIVDATALTEAGYVGEDVENIILKLIQNADNDIKKAEIGIIYIDEVDKIARKSDSASITRDVSGEGVQQALLKIIEGTVANVPPQGGRKHPHQEYLQVDTKNILFILGGAFVDLENIIKTRTGVKTIGFGSDEKGGKQLRDESKGEILSRVIPEDLMKFGLIPEFIGRMPVIATLQDLSVEMLKRIFREPKNSILRQYTKILEMENVKLSFEEAAIDRIAQLAIERESGARGLRAIVENLMLDLMYEIPSRKDVEEVVITEDAVNGTKPPKLVLKKEPKIA; encoded by the coding sequence GTGGCAAAGAAACCGACCGGAACCAATGGCAAACAAAAACTCTTCTGTTCTTTCTGCGGGAAGGAACAGGATTCGGTCAAGCGGCTCGTCGCCGGTCCGGGGGTTTACATTTGCGACGAATGTATTTCCCTTTGCAACGAAATCATCGCTGAGGAACCGGAACAGGAAAAGGAGCGCACGGAACTTTTAGGCGAAGTTCCGAATCCGGCCGCCATCAAATCCATATTGGACCAATACGTCATAGGCCAAGACCACGCGAAAAAGGCTCTTTCCGTGGCCGTCTATAACCATTACAAACGGATTTATTTGAAGGACAAAAAATCCGATATCGAATTAGAAAAATCGAATATACTTTTGATCGGCCCTACCGGATCCGGAAAAACCCTTCTAGCCCAGACTCTGGCCCGAATCATCAAAGTCCCTTTTGCCATCGTGGATGCCACCGCATTGACGGAGGCAGGATACGTCGGAGAAGACGTAGAAAACATCATTTTGAAACTCATCCAAAACGCGGATAACGATATCAAGAAAGCCGAGATCGGAATCATCTACATAGACGAAGTGGATAAGATCGCCAGAAAGTCGGACAGCGCCTCCATTACGAGGGACGTGAGCGGCGAGGGCGTGCAGCAGGCTTTGTTGAAAATCATAGAAGGCACCGTGGCAAACGTTCCCCCTCAAGGCGGAAGGAAGCACCCTCACCAGGAATACCTGCAGGTGGATACGAAGAACATACTCTTCATTCTAGGCGGGGCTTTCGTGGATCTGGAAAATATCATCAAAACTAGGACCGGGGTCAAAACCATCGGTTTCGGCAGCGACGAGAAGGGCGGCAAGCAACTCCGCGACGAAAGCAAGGGAGAAATTTTGTCCAGAGTCATCCCCGAAGACCTAATGAAATTCGGTCTGATTCCCGAATTCATCGGAAGGATGCCGGTAATCGCCACCTTGCAGGATCTCAGTGTGGAGATGTTGAAAAGAATCTTCCGTGAACCTAAGAATTCCATCCTACGCCAATACACCAAGATTCTGGAAATGGAAAACGTTAAGTTATCCTTCGAAGAGGCTGCCATCGATAGAATCGCGCAACTTGCGATCGAAAGGGAATCCGGAGCCAGAGGACTACGCGCAATCGTGGAAAATCTGATGCTGGACCTGATGTACGAGATTCCTTCTCGCAAAGACGTGGAGGAAGTGGTCATTACCGAAGACGCGGTCAATGGAACCAAGCCGCCGAAATTAGTCCTCAAAAAAGAGCCTAAGATCGCGTGA